One stretch of Planococcus sp. PAMC 21323 DNA includes these proteins:
- a CDS encoding ring-cleaving dioxygenase yields the protein MNRIAGHHHISMVTKKGHETDHFYREILGLRRVKKTVNQEDPSMYHLFYGDLTGSAGTELSFFEIPMVGRTKRGTNAITRIGLLVPSYDSLLYWKKRFESLEVQHGEITNYADREALYFEDGEGLRLVLLNNNGEDVPDHWQEWQESAVPSEHRIVGMGAVEMTVQSKQSLGNVLTNLLGYELALEQGHEAVYQSVTGQAFGEIVVVEQDGPKEKPGKGSIHHLAIRVKDGEELREWEQKIIDFGLKVTKIIDRYYFESLYFRDENGILFEMATDGPGFTIDSTIELLGKNLDLPPFLEDRRAGIEEMLEPIE from the coding sequence ATGAATAGAATTGCAGGACATCATCATATTTCGATGGTTACTAAAAAAGGACATGAAACAGATCATTTTTACCGGGAAATATTAGGGCTTCGCCGAGTGAAAAAGACGGTTAACCAGGAAGACCCAAGTATGTATCATTTATTTTATGGTGACTTGACGGGAAGTGCCGGTACCGAACTCTCTTTCTTTGAAATTCCGATGGTTGGTAGAACAAAACGCGGAACAAATGCAATCACACGCATTGGATTGCTTGTTCCGTCTTATGACAGTTTACTGTATTGGAAGAAAAGGTTTGAATCACTAGAAGTACAGCATGGAGAAATCACCAACTATGCGGATCGAGAAGCGCTCTATTTTGAAGATGGTGAAGGGTTGCGACTCGTATTATTGAACAATAATGGTGAAGACGTCCCTGACCATTGGCAAGAATGGCAAGAGTCGGCAGTTCCTTCTGAACACCGCATAGTAGGAATGGGTGCAGTAGAAATGACGGTTCAGTCAAAACAGAGCTTAGGGAATGTCTTAACCAACTTGTTAGGATATGAACTTGCTTTAGAGCAAGGTCATGAGGCTGTATACCAATCTGTCACAGGACAAGCGTTTGGTGAGATCGTGGTGGTTGAGCAAGATGGTCCGAAAGAAAAGCCTGGAAAAGGGAGTATTCATCACTTGGCGATTCGCGTGAAAGACGGCGAGGAACTAAGAGAATGGGAACAAAAGATTATAGACTTTGGCTTAAAAGTCACGAAAATAATCGACCGTTATTATTTTGAGAGTTTGTATTTCCGAGATGAAAACGGAATCTTGTTTGAGATGGCAACAGACGGACCTGGTTTTACAATCGATTCAACAATCGAGTTGTTAGGAAAAAATCTGGACTTACCACCTTTTCTAGAAGATAGAAGAGCTGGAATTGAAGAAATGTTAGAACCAATTGAATAA
- a CDS encoding MarR family winged helix-turn-helix transcriptional regulator: MELPNLNLKALTVLIRATDALHEVIKKDVAQYKLNPTEFSVLELLYHQGKQPIQLIGKKALIANSITYVIDKLEEKSYVVRNACSQDRRVTYVELTDEGQQLMKKVFPHHEKVINEVFQNIDQTEIEALIESVKKIGYQAQKK; encoded by the coding sequence ATGGAATTGCCAAATCTCAATTTAAAAGCATTGACCGTTTTAATTCGGGCAACAGATGCTCTTCATGAGGTCATAAAAAAGGATGTCGCCCAATATAAATTGAATCCTACTGAATTTTCGGTTTTAGAATTACTGTACCATCAGGGAAAACAGCCGATTCAACTCATTGGTAAAAAAGCATTGATCGCTAACAGCATCACGTATGTGATTGATAAATTAGAAGAAAAAAGCTATGTTGTTCGAAATGCCTGTTCACAAGACCGCCGCGTAACGTATGTCGAGCTAACGGATGAAGGTCAACAATTAATGAAGAAAGTATTCCCGCATCACGAAAAAGTGATCAACGAAGTATTTCAAAACATCGATCAAACTGAGATAGAAGCACTTATCGAAAGTGTCAAAAAGATTGGTTACCAAGCTCAAAAGAAATAA
- a CDS encoding polysaccharide deacetylase family protein, whose translation MNRKNQKRRSFWINALLIFFIGILTVSTFSLITMATKKENASTPEATKVTVPTKIMFNTAESDVPGIKIITETSTNAAAPFVLQYPQTKHSTHNKAIFQYIKRAKEDYLTKAKNGKIKGSLKISYEIIPHSSKNYSIVLTTNRVIGDASEQQGVESFHWNLETGESFTISDILSNDSKHLMVLSTLVRHDLYNNSTVTKEFFQEKIRVETEPIWANFERFAVTDESIMFYFGESEEGIGIGNPLVATVPLTTINELLAEPFQLPIEEKEEGVTQAPDETKKKVALTFDDGPNPKTTMQILETLDKYDAQATFFMLGIMVKAYPEIAKKVQEAGHEIGNHSWNHPDLTKQSTEKIQSEIRDTNTIIEMVTGENPTSFRPPYGAVNAAVRQQTNLSIVLWNVDTLDWKDRDAYQLLVNVKRDVKNGSTVLMHDIHQSTADGLDAVLAYLQSEGYTFVKVSDL comes from the coding sequence GTGAACAGAAAAAATCAAAAACGTCGTTCTTTTTGGATAAATGCTTTATTAATCTTTTTTATAGGGATACTCACAGTTTCTACATTTAGTTTAATCACGATGGCTACAAAGAAAGAAAATGCCTCAACACCTGAAGCAACTAAAGTGACGGTACCAACTAAAATTATGTTTAATACAGCTGAATCTGATGTTCCAGGTATAAAAATCATTACGGAAACGTCAACTAATGCAGCGGCTCCTTTTGTTCTTCAATATCCACAAACCAAACATAGCACTCATAATAAAGCTATTTTTCAATACATAAAAAGAGCGAAAGAAGATTATTTAACGAAAGCTAAGAACGGAAAAATCAAAGGAAGTTTGAAGATTTCTTATGAAATCATCCCTCATTCTTCAAAAAATTATTCGATTGTGTTAACGACCAACCGAGTGATTGGAGATGCTAGTGAACAGCAGGGAGTAGAATCATTTCATTGGAATCTTGAAACAGGTGAAAGTTTCACCATTTCGGATATCCTCAGCAATGATTCAAAACATTTAATGGTTTTATCTACGTTAGTACGTCACGATCTATATAATAACTCAACTGTGACTAAAGAGTTTTTCCAAGAAAAAATTCGTGTAGAGACAGAACCAATTTGGGCAAACTTTGAACGATTTGCAGTTACAGATGAATCCATTATGTTTTATTTCGGTGAATCTGAAGAAGGGATAGGCATTGGTAATCCTCTAGTTGCAACCGTTCCATTAACTACGATTAATGAGTTGCTCGCTGAGCCATTCCAATTACCGATAGAAGAGAAGGAAGAGGGAGTGACACAAGCACCTGACGAGACAAAGAAGAAAGTCGCTTTAACATTTGACGATGGACCCAATCCAAAAACAACTATGCAAATACTCGAGACATTAGACAAATATGATGCTCAGGCCACGTTTTTTATGTTAGGAATTATGGTAAAAGCCTATCCTGAAATCGCGAAAAAAGTTCAAGAGGCTGGTCACGAAATCGGCAATCATTCATGGAATCATCCGGATTTAACAAAGCAAAGTACAGAAAAAATACAAAGTGAAATCAGAGACACGAACACAATTATTGAAATGGTTACAGGTGAAAATCCAACTAGCTTCAGACCGCCATACGGAGCAGTAAATGCAGCTGTTCGCCAACAAACAAATTTATCTATAGTTTTGTGGAACGTGGATACGCTCGATTGGAAAGATCGTGATGCCTATCAATTACTGGTTAATGTGAAACGTGATGTGAAAAATGGTAGTACAGTCCTTATGCACGATATCCACCAATCAACAGCAGACGGCCTTGATGCAGTATTAGCTTATTTACAAAGTGAAGGCTACACTTTCGTCAAAGTTTCAGACTTGTAA
- a CDS encoding RsiV family protein, whose product MKKLEKLKKDYDEIEIPSELEGLVKDSIRQAKSAQKKPRRAKKWSLASAAAAAIFVGSINVSPAWAQSMSSIPGLGAIVEVFTVQKVAIDEETYQANLTTPAIEGLENSELQNSLNEKYIEENKVLLEQFEQEIAGMKEIGEGHLGIDTGYEVITDTEQLLSIARYEVEIGGSSSMTMKYDTVDKENSVLITLPSLFKDDQYIDVISLYIADEMKRQMAVDEEISYFTSDDITSGFSAIKPDQKFYITPTNKLVIAFDEYEVAAGYMGVVTFEIPTNILKDLLVSDRYIN is encoded by the coding sequence ATGAAAAAACTTGAGAAATTAAAAAAAGACTATGATGAAATTGAAATTCCATCAGAACTAGAAGGTCTTGTAAAAGACTCGATACGACAAGCAAAATCAGCACAGAAAAAGCCAAGGCGTGCAAAAAAATGGTCTCTCGCTTCAGCTGCAGCAGCGGCAATATTTGTTGGGAGCATCAATGTAAGTCCAGCATGGGCACAATCGATGTCATCGATTCCTGGACTTGGCGCGATTGTGGAGGTCTTTACCGTTCAAAAGGTAGCGATAGATGAAGAAACCTATCAAGCGAATCTTACGACACCTGCGATTGAAGGCTTAGAAAACAGTGAGTTACAAAATTCGTTAAATGAAAAATACATTGAGGAAAATAAAGTGCTTTTAGAACAATTTGAACAAGAAATTGCGGGCATGAAAGAGATTGGCGAGGGACACCTTGGAATTGATACAGGATATGAAGTCATCACTGACACAGAGCAATTGCTGTCTATTGCGCGTTATGAAGTTGAAATCGGTGGGTCATCTTCAATGACGATGAAGTATGACACCGTTGATAAAGAAAATAGTGTATTAATCACCTTGCCAAGTCTTTTCAAAGACGACCAGTACATTGACGTGATCAGTTTATATATTGCGGATGAAATGAAAAGACAAATGGCTGTAGATGAAGAAATTTCTTATTTTACTTCAGACGATATAACATCAGGATTTAGCGCCATTAAACCGGATCAAAAATTTTATATCACCCCAACAAACAAACTAGTGATTGCATTTGATGAGTACGAAGTAGCAGCGGGGTATATGGGAGTTGTAACATTTGAAATTCCAACAAACATATTGAAAGACTTGTTGGTAAGTGATCGATACATTAACTAG
- a CDS encoding RNA polymerase sigma factor, producing the protein MLEIRKGENFVMTKAEKFKLIEKFIIENRESHYRLAYSYVRNKDTALDIVQDAILKALNSIDRLDDINLLKTWFYRIVINTSIDFIRKNKRSTVMDDEVLKVYLPHLENELHDMDLQEAIEQLSPEYKTVIILRFFEDLKIDTIAEITEQNVNTVKTRLYSALKKLRIEIGGDLWS; encoded by the coding sequence ATGTTGGAAATTAGAAAAGGTGAAAACTTTGTCATGACAAAAGCAGAAAAATTTAAACTCATAGAGAAATTTATAATCGAAAATCGAGAATCGCATTATCGACTTGCTTATAGCTATGTAAGAAACAAAGATACAGCACTCGATATTGTGCAAGATGCTATTTTGAAAGCGCTCAATTCGATTGATCGACTAGACGACATCAACTTATTAAAAACCTGGTTTTACCGAATTGTCATTAACACATCGATTGATTTTATTCGAAAAAATAAACGATCGACGGTAATGGACGATGAAGTGTTGAAAGTCTATTTGCCTCATTTAGAAAATGAACTGCATGATATGGATTTACAAGAAGCCATTGAACAACTTTCTCCAGAATACAAAACAGTGATTATTCTTCGGTTTTTTGAGGATTTAAAAATCGACACCATAGCAGAAATAACCGAACAAAATGTGAATACCGTTAAAACTAGACTGTATAGCGCCTTGAAAAAATTGCGCATTGAAATCGGAGGGGACCTTTGGTCATGA
- a CDS encoding ABC transporter permease — translation MGRFILKRIVESLFVLLIGSVLCFAFIRVLPGDPAAAMYGDQLQKLSDADRLRITENLGLDEPLPTQYAKWISQVFQGEWGQSTISGMDAASVVAGSLQPTFLLLLSSQFLILILAVCFGVSTGLKHRSLYDHAVTIISFVFLSIPPFWFALMLMIFFSVYLGVLPTSGIGNGEIRYLILPSLVLALSHVGYFLRLIRNHIIMTKDSGFVFALKARGFSDWSILKNHLLPNASIPLLSYAGISLAVALASSVVVETIFSWPGLGRLALKSALAHDYPVLLAIIMLSMVFVILVNLLVDLLCAWIDPRLRHDVLEEGQ, via the coding sequence ATGGGACGTTTTATTTTAAAGCGAATCGTTGAATCGCTTTTTGTTTTACTAATTGGCAGTGTGCTTTGCTTTGCCTTTATCCGTGTTCTTCCCGGCGATCCCGCTGCTGCTATGTACGGAGATCAACTACAGAAGCTGAGTGATGCTGATCGACTTCGCATTACAGAAAATTTGGGTTTAGATGAACCACTTCCGACGCAATATGCGAAATGGATAAGCCAAGTTTTCCAAGGTGAATGGGGCCAATCCACCATTTCTGGCATGGACGCTGCATCTGTTGTCGCAGGTTCTTTGCAACCAACCTTCCTATTATTATTGTCATCTCAGTTCCTCATTCTTATACTCGCTGTATGTTTCGGTGTATCTACCGGATTAAAGCATCGTTCACTGTACGATCATGCAGTAACCATTATTAGCTTCGTTTTCCTGTCTATTCCTCCATTTTGGTTTGCTTTGATGCTGATGATTTTCTTCTCGGTTTATTTAGGCGTATTGCCTACATCTGGCATTGGTAACGGAGAAATCCGCTACCTCATACTGCCTTCACTCGTCCTCGCATTATCACATGTTGGTTACTTTCTTCGACTTATACGAAATCACATCATTATGACAAAAGACAGCGGCTTTGTCTTTGCGTTAAAAGCACGAGGTTTTTCAGATTGGTCTATTTTAAAAAATCATCTTTTGCCTAATGCTTCGATCCCATTATTGTCTTATGCGGGAATTTCGCTTGCTGTAGCTTTAGCAAGTTCAGTGGTTGTAGAAACGATTTTTTCTTGGCCAGGACTTGGTCGACTTGCATTAAAGTCAGCACTTGCTCACGATTACCCAGTTTTACTAGCCATCATCATGCTAAGTATGGTGTTTGTCATCCTTGTTAATTTACTTGTCGATCTTCTTTGCGCATGGATTGATCCAAGGTTACGTCATGATGTACTGGAGGAAGGACAATGA
- a CDS encoding ABC transporter permease: protein MMNIRRHWFLSLTLTLFSVLLAAIVFAPLLTIHNPLTVEMNSVLQPPSSAHILGTDELGRDVFSRLLYGGRVSLLVGTVAMVVSVVVGVIYGAISGLVGGRLDQIMMRLIDALLSIPSLLLMIGLQMVFSSSLLSIILVISLTSWMPIARLIRTELIAIKNDVFIQASTVVGASPFQLLRRHMLPQSIPTIIVLAVSGISHAILAEATLSFLGIGIPPQEPSWGNMLMGAQVHLLSGAWWLAVFPASCITFTILAVNYFGDKLQDHFAAPQFRKGDKNDWISS, encoded by the coding sequence ATGATGAACATTAGACGTCATTGGTTTCTCTCTCTTACACTTACTTTATTTAGCGTACTTCTTGCTGCGATTGTATTTGCACCATTACTGACCATCCATAACCCGTTAACTGTTGAAATGAACAGTGTGCTACAGCCTCCGAGCTCTGCTCATATATTAGGGACAGACGAATTAGGGCGAGATGTTTTTTCGCGTCTGTTATACGGAGGTCGTGTTTCTCTTCTTGTCGGGACCGTTGCGATGGTTGTCTCTGTAGTGGTAGGTGTCATTTACGGAGCCATTAGTGGGCTAGTAGGCGGACGACTTGACCAGATTATGATGCGTTTGATCGACGCACTCTTAAGCATTCCTTCATTATTATTAATGATTGGTCTTCAAATGGTATTCTCCTCAAGTCTGTTGTCTATTATTTTAGTGATTAGCCTGACAAGCTGGATGCCGATTGCACGGTTAATCCGCACAGAACTGATTGCTATAAAAAATGATGTGTTTATACAAGCATCAACCGTTGTCGGTGCTTCGCCTTTTCAATTGTTGCGCCGGCATATGTTGCCGCAAAGTATTCCAACAATTATTGTACTCGCTGTTAGTGGAATCAGCCATGCAATTCTTGCAGAAGCGACACTTAGTTTTTTAGGAATCGGGATTCCCCCTCAAGAACCTTCGTGGGGCAATATGTTAATGGGAGCTCAAGTTCACTTGCTTTCAGGAGCTTGGTGGCTAGCTGTATTCCCGGCCAGTTGCATTACGTTCACCATTCTTGCTGTTAACTACTTTGGAGACAAGTTGCAAGATCATTTTGCAGCTCCACAGTTTAGAAAGGGGGATAAAAATGACTGGATTTCTTCTTGA
- the nikE gene encoding nickel ABC transporter ATP-binding protein NikE — MTGFLLEVDQLTLAKQQQALVSDISFSVQKNTITTIIGESGSGKSLTARALINLLPEGIAVQAGTVKFSGVSVFSMTTKERKHYLGKEIGIVFQDTWQTFDPIQTIGRHFLELFAAHLSLSKKDAKQRALDLLYQMKFDDAEKVYHAFPHELSGGMRQRVQLALAISMNPTLLIADEPTTALDLQTQMDIIQLIKSWQEKTESSVLFITHDLGVVSKIADRVIVMSKGKIVECAPTEQLLMSPRSQQAKQLLADYLLLSRPSTSTKPSSRDVLMQVDNVTKNYTKKSWFKKDVFSAVADVSLYISKGEIVGLIGESGGGKSTLSRLILDLETCSSGTIRWLGSKPLRQSIQWVHQDPLASFNPRWTVEKIIGEGLDYTKEDKKRKDERVHAALQQVGLSSNDAKLYPHQLSGGMRQRAALARALLLEPELIVLDEPFASLDMSSQAKLISLIRTINEQENLAVLFITHDIQVALATCQRLYVMEKGTIAEEATAYELHLTTDPYTKQLLACMTGLEFNRTPTTTKIKADMNE; from the coding sequence ATGACTGGATTTCTTCTTGAAGTGGATCAGTTAACACTTGCTAAACAACAGCAAGCTCTTGTTTCTGATATCTCTTTTTCTGTTCAAAAAAATACAATCACCACAATTATTGGAGAAAGTGGCTCCGGAAAAAGCTTAACTGCACGAGCTTTGATTAATTTACTCCCAGAAGGGATTGCTGTTCAAGCAGGCACCGTCAAATTCTCTGGCGTCTCGGTTTTTTCAATGACTACTAAAGAAAGAAAACATTACCTTGGAAAAGAAATCGGCATTGTCTTTCAAGATACTTGGCAGACATTTGATCCGATTCAAACGATTGGACGACATTTCTTAGAACTGTTTGCAGCGCATCTTTCTTTATCCAAAAAAGATGCGAAACAACGAGCACTCGATTTACTTTATCAAATGAAATTTGATGATGCTGAAAAAGTTTACCATGCATTTCCACATGAGCTTTCAGGTGGCATGAGGCAGCGAGTTCAATTAGCTTTAGCAATCTCGATGAATCCCACTCTGTTAATCGCTGATGAGCCGACAACTGCGCTCGATTTGCAAACACAAATGGACATTATCCAATTAATAAAAAGTTGGCAAGAAAAAACGGAGAGCTCAGTCTTATTTATCACTCACGACCTTGGTGTGGTCTCTAAAATTGCAGATCGAGTCATTGTCATGAGTAAAGGAAAAATAGTGGAATGCGCTCCTACAGAACAATTGTTAATGTCTCCACGTTCTCAACAGGCTAAGCAATTGCTAGCAGATTATTTATTGCTTTCTCGTCCAAGCACATCGACTAAGCCTTCTAGTAGAGACGTGTTGATGCAAGTGGACAATGTAACCAAAAACTACACAAAGAAAAGCTGGTTTAAAAAAGACGTGTTTTCTGCTGTAGCAGATGTATCGCTTTATATTTCCAAAGGTGAGATTGTCGGATTGATCGGTGAAAGTGGCGGAGGCAAAAGCACGTTATCTCGGCTAATACTCGACTTAGAAACATGTTCAAGTGGGACCATCCGTTGGTTAGGGTCAAAACCTCTTCGTCAAAGCATTCAATGGGTTCATCAAGACCCACTCGCTTCCTTTAACCCACGATGGACTGTTGAAAAAATTATTGGCGAAGGATTAGACTATACAAAAGAAGACAAAAAAAGAAAAGACGAACGCGTACACGCCGCGCTTCAACAAGTTGGCTTGTCTTCTAACGACGCCAAACTTTATCCTCACCAATTATCAGGCGGCATGCGCCAACGTGCTGCCTTGGCACGTGCGCTGCTCCTCGAGCCTGAATTGATCGTATTAGATGAGCCATTTGCCAGCTTAGATATGAGTTCGCAAGCAAAACTAATTTCATTGATTCGGACGATCAATGAACAAGAAAATTTAGCGGTTTTATTTATTACACACGACATTCAAGTTGCGCTAGCAACATGTCAGCGACTTTACGTAATGGAAAAAGGGACGATTGCTGAAGAAGCAACAGCCTACGAATTACATTTAACAACAGACCCCTATACAAAGCAATTATTAGCCTGTATGACGGGATTGGAATTTAACCGAACACCCACTACTACTAAGATAAAGGCGGATATGAATGAATAA
- a CDS encoding ABC transporter substrate-binding protein, whose amino-acid sequence MNKLIWKLIMIVALVALAGCAQDKGTSADPPPIKQLVYGMNTEIEKVNPVLDESQEIDTLLFRGLTKPDKDNQVTPDLAESWEISDDQLSYTFTLRQDATWQDGEPVTAKDVKFTFDQIQNPETNTPISGEFNEIASVEIVSDFEVKMTLHRPFPPLLDKLKIGIVPEHLLQGEDLHTTEFNQHPIGNGPFQLKSWGADHTITLERNDAYYGPAPKLDEVVFKAVPDANTRMIQLKTGEIDLALVNPNQLAGMKENDPYTVHEIPTADYRAIMYNFDLPLFQDKRVRQAMSYAINRDDLVKGILAGKGEAAYGPLQNSWAGTSNKAGYTYNPEKAEQLLAEAGWLKDQDGVLTKDGQRFEFELVSPIQDTVRVSLANVVSEQLKPFGIIATPKPVDQNAVQYDGEEALIIGWGSEFDPDDHTYRLFHSSEIGDGQYNFGSYQNSKVDDLLLQARTATDLDERKALYHQFQEELTIDPPYNFLVYLQALYGVNDQVSGISTRTLGHHGFGVLWNIEEWDKEIN is encoded by the coding sequence ATGAATAAATTAATATGGAAACTTATAATGATTGTTGCTTTGGTCGCTCTTGCTGGATGTGCTCAAGATAAAGGTACATCTGCGGATCCCCCCCCTATTAAGCAGCTCGTTTATGGAATGAATACGGAAATTGAAAAAGTGAATCCGGTTTTAGACGAAAGTCAGGAAATCGATACCCTTCTTTTTCGCGGGTTAACTAAACCGGATAAAGATAATCAAGTCACTCCTGATTTAGCTGAGAGCTGGGAAATTTCAGATGACCAATTGTCTTATACCTTTACACTTCGCCAAGATGCGACATGGCAAGACGGCGAACCGGTAACAGCAAAAGACGTGAAATTCACATTTGATCAAATTCAAAACCCAGAAACTAACACACCCATCTCTGGTGAATTTAACGAAATTGCCTCTGTGGAAATAGTAAGCGACTTTGAGGTTAAAATGACATTGCACCGGCCTTTTCCTCCTCTTCTCGACAAGTTGAAGATTGGGATTGTCCCGGAACACTTACTACAAGGCGAAGACCTTCATACAACTGAGTTTAATCAACACCCTATCGGAAATGGTCCTTTCCAATTGAAAAGTTGGGGTGCTGACCACACCATTACATTAGAGCGAAACGACGCCTATTATGGACCCGCTCCTAAATTAGACGAAGTGGTTTTTAAAGCCGTGCCCGATGCGAATACACGTATGATTCAGTTGAAAACTGGGGAAATTGATTTAGCCCTTGTAAACCCAAATCAATTGGCCGGGATGAAAGAAAATGACCCGTACACAGTTCATGAAATTCCAACGGCAGATTACCGCGCTATCATGTATAATTTCGATCTTCCTTTATTCCAAGATAAACGAGTTCGCCAAGCGATGAGCTATGCGATCAACCGAGACGATTTGGTGAAAGGAATATTGGCTGGTAAAGGTGAAGCCGCATACGGTCCTTTACAAAATTCTTGGGCAGGCACTTCTAATAAAGCTGGATATACGTACAATCCTGAAAAAGCTGAGCAGCTATTAGCAGAAGCTGGTTGGCTTAAAGATCAAGATGGCGTACTGACAAAAGATGGACAGCGCTTTGAATTTGAATTGGTGTCCCCCATACAAGACACGGTACGCGTATCACTCGCCAATGTGGTTTCTGAACAACTTAAACCATTTGGCATAATCGCTACACCCAAACCTGTCGATCAAAATGCCGTGCAATACGATGGTGAAGAAGCATTGATCATCGGCTGGGGCAGTGAATTTGATCCGGATGACCATACGTACCGCTTGTTCCACAGCAGTGAAATAGGCGATGGACAATACAATTTCGGTTCATACCAAAATTCAAAAGTTGACGATTTGCTATTACAAGCGAGAACTGCAACAGACCTAGATGAACGTAAAGCTTTGTATCACCAATTCCAAGAAGAACTAACCATTGACCCACCGTACAACTTCCTGGTTTACCTTCAAGCGTTATACGGCGTGAATGATCAAGTTTCTGGAATCAGTACACGGACACTTGGACATCACGGATTCGGTGTTTTGTGGAATATCGAAGAATGGGATAAAGAAATAAACTAA